The Desulfomonilaceae bacterium DNA window GCAAGCAAAAGGTTGGATAGACCTACTTTTGGAGACCAGCTCAGGATTCGTCATCATGGGCCTCCAAGAGTTTTCCTGGAAGTACGGACAAGTGGAAAAAGAAGGCCACACATAAGCCGGTTATTGCTACGTTGATCAATATGCCGATTTTGGGTGTCGCATTAGAGCTTAAAATAGATGCCTATTAATGGCCTATATAAAAAGATAGACTAGCTTATTCACCTATGGCTGTGTCCTTCTTTTCTGATACCATTAACTTCATCTCAAATTCTGTTCACAAAGCAATTGAAACATTATACTGTCGACTCAATTGCTGATACTGTAATTCTGATGCTATCAGTGCCTGCTCCGCACATCGAACGTCAAAACGTCAAAGGAATATTTTATGACCAATATATTGCGACATGACCTGATGAATCGTGTAATTCAGGCATTAAAAAGTCTTGGTGGTTCTGGCACGAATGAGGAGATAACTAATAAAGTTGTCGAGCTTGCCAATATTCCTTCTGAGCAACTCGAAGTCCTACGTAACCCAGAAAAGGGCGGGGTGACTGAAATTGATGGCTTGGGGTTTACAAAGAGTTATTTAAAGCAATATGGGATTATTGAAAATTCGGCTCGAGGTGTGTGGGCTCTAACCCAAAAAGGTCTTACAACTGAAAAGGTTGATCAAAAAGCTGTTGATCGGTTTGTCAGTGAACAAAGAAAAAAGAACAAATTGGTACCGCTTGAACTCCCGAATGATACTCTCAAAGAATCGGATACCATCGATAAGATATCGATTCCAAACAACATCTGGTGGGTAAATCAAAGAGACAACTTTCAAGAAGCACGAGATAGTGGAATCATATGGGCTCCTCTAAAGACTAAATCCGGTGGTACAAAACACTTTTGGGACTCCTTGGGAGAGGTTAGACCGGGAGATACGATTCTCCACTATGCAAAAGGAGAGGTAAAATCTGTCAGCCGCGCCAAAAGTGGCCCACAAGAGACTACCACACCCCGCTATCTCAAGAATTACGATAAATCCATCCTAGGCCGCTCAGTAGAATTAGAATATCAGGATCTTACGCCCCCAATACCATTGAGCAAAATCATAGATGCTCTACAAAATACAGACATTAATCAAGGACCATTCGACAAGTCTGGGGGTGTGAAACAAGGTTACCTCTTCAGATTAACACCACAAGCTTTAAGCCTAATTGTAAAAGCGTCTCCAGACACAAATTGGCCTAGTTTTATTGAATCAAGCCCGCAGCCTCCAAACCAGCCAAATTCTGAAGATGGTAACACTGAGGAAGAAAGACCGCATATTCCTCTTAACTTAATTCTGTATGGCCCTCCTGGAACCGGGAAAACCCGCAAACTATTGAAAGATTATGCCCCGCTGTTTGAAAAAGACAACATAGAACAGTGGGAAATGGTGACATTTCATCAATCCTATGGATATGAAGATTTCGTTGAGGGGTTGAAACCCGTTGCGGGAACAAAAGAAACTTCAGGACAGGTTAA harbors:
- a CDS encoding AAA family ATPase, translated to MTNILRHDLMNRVIQALKSLGGSGTNEEITNKVVELANIPSEQLEVLRNPEKGGVTEIDGLGFTKSYLKQYGIIENSARGVWALTQKGLTTEKVDQKAVDRFVSEQRKKNKLVPLELPNDTLKESDTIDKISIPNNIWWVNQRDNFQEARDSGIIWAPLKTKSGGTKHFWDSLGEVRPGDTILHYAKGEVKSVSRAKSGPQETTTPRYLKNYDKSILGRSVELEYQDLTPPIPLSKIIDALQNTDINQGPFDKSGGVKQGYLFRLTPQALSLIVKASPDTNWPSFIESSPQPPNQPNSEDGNTEEERPHIPLNLILYGPPGTGKTRKLLKDYAPLFEKDNIEQWEMVTFHQSYGYEDFVEGLKPVAGTKETSGQVNYKIVPGIFNYMVTRAMKDHKKNFALFVDEINRANISKVFGELITLLEKDKRLMWDKERGRWTGKFRVRLPYTHTLEPDTDRFGVPNNLYVIGAMNTADRSIALLDTALRRRFEFEELMPDPDLLKDIRITGHDEIQMDRLLDAMNRRIAALYDREHQIGHGYFCDVKSWDRLKEVFLKQIIPLLQEYFFDDWEKIKLVLKDPEDDDDNPILMRIKTDKNKDFPRFQGDLNTLERVYSINKKITADQIIRIYKD